In a single window of the Botrytis cinerea B05.10 chromosome 10, complete sequence genome:
- the Bcpsd1 gene encoding Bcpsd1, giving the protein MAYRLVAAHATPSQSSQRGLHTLRTSSILGQSQCICRCHRPRNFSSSARFYRQNNDYKESFGTRLRRALNDTKITWYHIPVGLGIAFLGLGQIYRVNEREKARRREEDEDGFVRSVGSGDDGNDEGYQGRPKRRERVRPSGPWQVQVMSTLPLKAMSRIWGRFNELEIPYYLRVPGFKLYSFIFGVNLSEVSEPDLHVYPNLASFFYRTLKPGARPLHPNPNALLSPSDGRVLQFGAIESGEVEQVKGMTYSLDALLGTSKPATTPNPADPSNIFTPPQDTIPKQSKARYKDGDEEIIKQDEKFATVNGISYTLPNLLSGPPQKQPGKKSSDASTTPKAASEAEVRADLALGEKPWYSRVTTENKTALYYVVVYLAPGDYHRFHSPTAWVAEKRRHFAGELYSVSPYLQRTLPGLFTLNERVVLLGRWRWGFFSFIPVGATNVGSIKINFDRELRTNSLTTDTAADRAAAEAAERGESYSGFAEATYEAASPILHGHALRRGEEMGGFQLGSTVVLVFEAPKGTRPSLDEGWMGQKRKGGWNWAIEKGQRVKMGEQLGWVDDA; this is encoded by the exons ATGGCATACCGACTCGTCGCGGCGCATGCGACTCCATCCCAATCATCACAGCGAGGCCTTCATACTCTCCGAACTTCGTCAATTCTAGGACAATCGCAATGCATATGCCGGTGCCATAGGCCTCGGAATTTTTCATCGTCTGCGAGATTTTATCGTCAGAACAACGACTACAAGGAATCTTTCGGAACAAGACTGCGAAGGGCCCTGAATGATACGAAGATAACATGGTATCATATACCTGTGGGTTTGGGTATAGCCTTCTTAGGTCTTGGTCAGATATATCGAGTGAATGAGCGAGAAAAGGCAAGGAGGcgagaagaagacgaagatgggTTTGTCAGGAGTGTAGGGTctggagatgatggaaacGATGAAGGATATCAAGGAAGACCGAAAAGGAGAGAACGAGTAAGGCCCTCGGGACCATG GCAGGTTCAAGTCATGTCAACTCTCCCATTGAAAGCCATGTCAAGAATATGGGGCAGATTCAATGAATTGGAGATACCTTACTATCTACGCGTACCGGGATTTAAATtgtattcttttatattcgGTGTCAA TCTTTCTGAAGTATCAGAACCCGATCTTCACGTATACCCCAATTTAGCTTCATTCTTCTATCGTACTTTGAAACCAGGAGCTCGCCCACTTCATCCAAATCCTAATGCATTGCTTTCTCCATCTGATGGTCGGGTTCTTCAGTTCGGTGCAATCGAAAGTGGCGAGGTAGAACAAGTTAAGGGAATGACTTATAGTCTGGATGCTCTTCTCGGTACCAGCAAACCAGCTACCACCCCTAATCCTGCAGATCCTTCCAATATATTTACCCCGCCTCAAGATACCATACCTAAACAAAGTAAGGCGAGGTACAAGGacggagatgaagagattatCAAGCAAgatgaaaagtttgcaaCTGTAAATGGTATCTCGTATACTCTGCCAAACTTACTCTCCGGACCGCCTCAAAAGCAACCTGGCAAGAAGTCAAGTGATGCCTCTACCACACCAAAGGCAGCCTCTGAAGCCGAAGTTCGTGCCGACCTTGCTCTTGGTGAAAAGCCGTGGTACTCTCGAGTTACTACAGAGAACAAGACCGCTTTGTATTATGTAGTTGTATATCTGGCACCTGGTGATTATCATCGTTTCCACTCTCCAACAGCTTGGGTCGCTGAGAAGCGCCGCCATTTCGCTGGAGAATTATACTCGGTGTCGCCCTATCTCCAGCGAACATTACCTGGCTTATTCACACTGAATGAGCGAGTTGTACTACTTGGTAGATGGAGGTGGggtttcttctccttcatcccTGTCGGTGCTACAAATGTTGGTTCCATTAAGATCAATTTTGATCGAGAACTACGAACCAATTCTTTAACAACAGATACGGCTGCTGACAGAGCTGCTGCCGAAGCTGCAGAACGCGGGGAATCATATAGCGGATTTGCTGAAGCTACTTACGAGGCTGCGAGTCCCATTCTTCACGGACATGCCCTGAGAAGGGGTGAAGAAATGGGAGGATTTCAATTAGGAAGTACGGTTGTACTTGTGTTTGAGGCACCTAAAGGAACAAGACCAAGTCTTGATGAAGGCTGGATGGgacagaagagaaagggaggTTGGAACTGGGCCATTGAGAAGGGCCAAAGGGTCAAAATGGGTGAACAATTAGGATGGGTCGATGACGCTTAA
- the Bckap104 gene encoding Bckap104, translating into MAWQPEQEALRQLSGCLKDSLSGQDKTAQKQAEIMLSQAKSSPDINNYLTYLFSHSEVPSGLNYTSNDYFAIRSAAAVMLKNNIRSGYKSIPPESLSLIQSSVPLALQDKIPTIRNYAGNVITEIVSKGGILGWPQILPDLLALIGNTNGTISPEAQEGAMAALSKICEDNRKMLDKEYQGQRPLAFIIPKLILFAANERPRIRTLALTALNIFIPHKPQALLISLDDLLNRLFQLASDPSNEVRRQVCRAFVQIVEIRPDKILPHIGGLVDYMIAQQRKVDDEDLACDAAEFWLSVGEHNELYTALGPYLDKIIPVLLESMIYSEEDIAMLEGGGDDADVEDRAEDIKPKFAKTKAARMQAANGDSNGAANGVDYAKLEGMEDDDDLDEGEIEEDDDDEAPEDRWNLRKCSAAALDVFANDFRGPVFNTILPYLMTNLRHQEWPHREAAVLALGAVAEGCMDVVRPHLPELVPYLISLLNDTEPLVRQITCWTLGRYSAWGAGLEDPNQRAQYFEPMMEGILTKMLDRNKRVQEAGASAFAHLEEKAGSNLTPYCKPIIQQFVTCFEKYKDRNMFILYDCVQTLAEHVGQGLAQPELIDLLMPALINRWHKVSDQSRELFPLLECLSYVATALADSFAPFAAPVFTRCVTIIHQNLEEFIAAANNPGLDTPDKDFMVTSLDLLSAIIQAVDDKQSAALVSGSQPQLFQLLVYCMEDPENDVRQSSYALLGDCAKYVFPQLREFLPTLLPVLISQLDLDSIVDEQIESTFSVLNNACWSAGEVAIQYQKDMAPYVPKLSEKFLEILSNPMVPKSMNENAAIALGRMGLFNAEILSPHLATFSQPFLKALEDVDHTLEKATAFKGFLSIVMLNPQAMEKTLAQFVTAIAKYGKDVEPGSTWNVELQQAFQQVLDVYKGLIPDFNAFLNSNVAPANIAALRSTYNL; encoded by the exons ATGGCGTGGCAGCCAGAACAGGAGGCTTTGAGGCAATTGTCAGGATGCTTGAAAGACTCGTTAAGTGGGCAAGACAAGACTGCTCAGAAGCAAGCAGAGATT ATGCTATCTCAAGCAAAGTCTTCGccagatatcaataattacCTGACCTACCTATTTTCGCATTCGGAGGTTCCTTCGGGCCTAAATTACACTTCAAATGACTACTTTGCGATTCGATCGGCAGCAGCTGTTATGCTGAAGAACAATATTAGATCTGGGTACAAATCGATACCTCCTGAGAGTCTATCTCTGATACAATCTTCGGTTCCATTAGCCCTCCAAGACAAAATCCCAACTATACGAAACTACGCAGGAAATGTTATTACGGAAATCGTTAGTAAGGGAGGTATATTGGGATGGCCACAGATTTTGCCAGATTTACTGGCTCTGATTGGGAATACCAATGGAACAATTTCACCAGAAGCACAGGAGGGAGCCATGGCAGCTTTGTCGAAGATCTGTGAAGATAATCGAAAAATGCTAGACAAGGAATATCAAGGACAGCGACCGCTTGCCTTCATCATCCCAAAACTCATTCTGTTCGCTGCGAATGAGAGGCCACGAATTCGAACTTTGGCTTTGACCGCTTTGAATATCTTCATTCCACACAAACCCCAAGCCTTACTTATATCTTTGGATGATCTCCTCAACCGCCTGTTTCAACTCGCCAGTGATCCCTCAAATGAAGTTAGGCGACAGGTCTGCAGAGCATTTGTTCAGATTGTGGAAATTCGACCTGATAAGATTCTTCCCCATATCGGTGGGTTGGTTGATTATATGATAGCACAGCAACGAAAAGTTGATGACGAGGATTTGGCATGCGACGCCGCCGAATTTTGGCTTAGTGTTGGGGAGCACAATGAGTTGTACACTGCATTGGGTCCATACCTCGACAAAATTATACCTGTGTTACTTGAGAGCATGATATATAGCGAGGAAGATATTGCCATGCTTGAAGGGGGAGGCGATGATGCCGATGTCGAGGACCGCGCCGAGGATATCAAACCTAAGTTTGCCAAAACTAAAGCTGCCAGAATGCAAGCGGCGAATGGGGACAGCAATGGGGCGGCGAATGGTGTTGATTACGCCAAACTCGAAGGcatggaagatgatgatgaccttgatgaaggggaaattgaggaggatgatgatgatgaggccCCTGAAGACAGGTGGAATCTGAGAAAGTGTTCAGCTGCGGCACTTGACGTTTTTGCAAACGATTTCCGCGGCCCAGTTTTTAACACGATTCTTCCATATTTGATGACCAACCTACGACATCAGGAGTGGCCACATCGGGAAGCAGCGGTTCTCGCTCTCGGTGCCGTTGCTGAAGGCTGTATGGACGTTGTTAGACCACATCTTCCTGAACTGGTACCCTACCTGATCTCACTCTTAAATGATACCGAACCCTTGGTTAGACAAATTACCTGCTGGACCCTCGGTAGATACTCGGCTTGGGGAGCTGGGCTTGAAGACCCGAACCAACGAGCACAGTATTTTGAGCCTATGATGGAAGGCATTTTGACAAAGATGTTGGACCGCAACAAGAGAGTCCAAGAAGCTGGGGCTTCAGCATTTGCACATCTCGAGGAGAAAGCAGGTTCCAACCTCACGCCGTATTGCAAGCCAATCATTCAGCAATTTGTCACGTGTTTTGAGAAATACAAGGATCGTAACATGTTCATTCTGTACGACTGCGTTCAAACGCTAGCCGAGCACGTAGGTCAAGGTTTGGCACAACCAGAGCtcattgatttattgatgCCAGCACTGATAAACAGATGGCATAAAGTTTCTGATCAATCACGAGAATTGTTCCCACTCTTAGAATGCCTGTCGTACGTTGCTACTGCTTTGGCAGATAGCTTCGCCCCATTTGCCGCCCCCGTTTTCACGAGATGTGTGacaatcattcatcaaaaCCTGGAAGAATTCATCGCGGCGGCCAATAATCCAGGGTTAGATACTCCGGACAAGGATTTCATGGTGACTAGTTTGGATTTATTGAGCGCGATTATCCAAGCAGTTGACGATAAGCAATCTGCAGCGCTCGTATCCGGTTCGCAGCCCCAACTTTTTCAACTTCTCGTATATTGCATGGAGGATCCAGAGAACGATGTCCGCCAATCATCCTACGCATTGTTAGGAGATTGTGCAAAATACGTGTTTCCACAACTACGAGAATTCCTCCCCACGCTACTCCCTGTGCTCATTAGTCAACTCGAccttgattcaattgttgatGAGCAGATTGAGTCGACCTTTAGCGTACTCAACAATGCATGCTGGTCGGCAGGTGAGGTGGCAATTCAATACCAAAAGGACATGGCCCCATACGTGCCCAAATTGTCCGAAAAATTCCTCGAAATATTGTCCAATCCAATGGTACCAAAGTCGATGAATGAGAATGCAGCTATAGCTCTAGGACGAATGGGCTTGTTCAACGCTGAGATCCTGTCACCCCACTTGGCCACCTTTTCTCAACCATTTCTTAAGGCTCTCGAAGATGTTGATCACACCCTGGAAAAAGCTACTGCTTTCAAGGGCTTCTTGTCGATTGTCATGTTAAACCCACAAGCCATGGAGAAAACTTTGGCGCAATTTGTCACTGCAATTGCAAAATACGGAAAGGACGTTGAACCTGGCAGTACTTGGAACGTCGAACTACAACAAGCATTCCAACAA GTCCTCGACGTTTATAAGGGTCTAATTCCAGATTTCAATGCCTTCCTTAACAGCAATGTTGCTCCAGCAAATATCGCAGCTTTAAGATCAACATACAACTTGTAA
- the Bcvts1 gene encoding Bcvts1 encodes MSAGHIIGNRNSTPVESTNTSSLRPPSSRAVGSGHHLRASADMAGYSGSPSASRGQARPSSDFYGTQQMQGQGVPENDTDLEAQQWIADIDQYENTLEEMAAATLDQDFKDELSAIEQWFRVLSEAERTAALYALLQQTTQVQIRFFIQVLQQMGKNHPMSGVLSPANFDKDPMSTRLNDAMGKLGAEGSRNSIGRPPATPSTKRHSVLDPSMINNMFPDAAAAIASKKAEYTQNWGNPPTSNRNSAAYDNRASLTAPVIAGLGDSTDNSAPPASPWGSRSNDQANRPKSSSGQTPMGQFMQPPPSAGGLRSPRPTQIQGSSNLQNTVINAPDNTGSDMPLLSPYNAGNGNWASMVNTPMVPNFNASNSNTDMVANATAMKLAALSTVNNRFALDDVRKYRRARSNDGGQVPPSPGLPNNMPNANVVMINEHGQIMSRDQVLGLQAQQQHSFGGRQSRPSSPGLAMQGGFGQVNFASPQNNGFLAAYDGASPLLNNGMSGLSLNAFGMGQHEGYLSDHSEMARGRSPRGRRGSSKPPEDPTDPSLLQDIPSWLRSLRLHKYTDQLKDMNWTELVELDDEALEKRGVNALGARRKMLKVFEQVKAAKAEGKLS; translated from the exons ATGTCGGCCGGACACATCATAGGCAATCGCAACAGCACTCCTGTCGAGTCTACAAATACTTCGTCACTTCGACCTCCATCTTCACGCGCTGTCGGCTCAGGTCATCACCTTCGAGCTTCTGCAGACATGGCCGGATATTCAGGTTCGCCATCTGCTAGCCGTGGCCAAGCTCGTCCTTCATCCGATTTTTATGGCACTCAACAAATGCAAGGTCAGGGTGTCCCTGAAAATGATACTGACTTGGAAGCTCAGCAATGGATCGCCGACATTGATCAATATGAGAATACTTTGGAAGAAATGGCAGCTGCAACTTTGGATCAAGACTTTAAAGATGAGCTGAGTGCAATAGAACAATGGTTCCGGGTTCTGAGTGAGGCCGAACGAACCGCTGCTTTGTACGCTCTACTTCAACAAACAACCCAGGTACAGATTCGATTTTTTATACAAGTTTTACAGCAGATGGGCAAAAACCATCCAATGTCGGGTGTGTTGTCACCCGCAAACTTCGATAAAG ATCCTATGTCAACTCGACTCAACGATGCAATGGGCAAGCTTGGTGCTGAAGGCTCCAGAAATTCCATAGGCCGTCCTCCCGCTACTCCGTCTACAAAGAGACACTCTGTTCTGGATCCATCCATGATAAACAACATGTTTCCAGATGCTGCGGCAGCTATAGCCAGCAAAAAGGCTGAATATACTCAGAACTGGGGCAATCCTCCTACCTCAAACCGAAATAGTGCAGCCTACGATAACCGTGCCTCTCTTACCGCACCTGTCATCGCTGGCCTTGGAGACTCGACGGACAATAGCGCACCTCCCGCCTCACCATGGGGATCTCGCAGCAATGACCAGGCAAACAGGCCTAAATCATCTTCGGGACAAACACCCATGGGCCAGTTTATGCAACCACCACCCTCAGCTGGCGGCTTGCGCTCTCCCAGACCAACTCAAATTCAAGGCTCATCTAATCTTCAAAATACTGTAATTAACGCTCCTGACAATACTGGCTCTGATATGCCACTACTTTCGCCATATAATGCAGGGAACGGAAATTGGGCCTCGATGGTCAACACGCCAATGGTTCCAAATTTCAATGCATCGAACAGCAACACCGATATGGTCGCAAACGCTACGGCTATGAAACTGGCGGCCCTTTCTACAGTCAACAATCGGTTTGCTTTGGACGATGTACGAAAATACCGCCGTGCTAGATCGAACGATGGTGGACAGGTTCCACCTTCTCCCGGTCTTCCTAACAATATGCCAAACGCTAACGTTGTCATGATTAATGAACACGGACAAATAATGAGTCGAGACCAGGTCCTAGGGCTTCAAGCTCAGCAGCAGCATTCTTTCGGCGGCAGACAGTCTAGGCCAAGCTCCCCAGGTTTGGCCATGCAAGGCGGGTTTGGTCAAGTCAATTTTGCATCTCCACAGAATAACGGCTTCCTGGCCGCATATGATGGAGCCTCGCCTCTACTCAACAATGGCATGAGTGGCTTGAGTCTGAACGCATTTGGTATGGGACAGCATGAGGGGTATCTCTCTGATCATAGCGAAATGGCGCGGGGTAGATCGCCACGTGGAAGAAGAGGTAGCTCAAAGCCCCCTGAGGATCCTACCGACCCTAGCCTTCTTCAGGATATTCCCAGCTGGCTGAGAAGTTTGAGATTACATAAGTACACGGATCAGCTTAAGGATATGAATTGGACCGAGCTTGTGGAACTAGATGACGAGGcgttggagaagagaggtgTCAACGCTCTTGGagcgagaagaaagatgctCAAAGTGTTCGAGCAAGTAAAAG CTGCGAAAGCGGAGGGTAAGCTCTCATAA
- the Bcrpl29 gene encoding Bcrpl29: protein MAKSKNSSQHNQSKKAHRNGIKKPKTSRYPSLKGTDPKFRRNHRHALHGTMKALKELKEGKRETA, encoded by the exons ATGGCGA AATCCAAGAACTCGTCCCAACACAACCAGTCGAAGAAGGCTCACCGTAACGG TATCAAGAAGCCAAAGACCTCCAGATACCCATCCCTCAAGGGTACCGACCCCAAGTTCAGAAGAAACCACAGACATGCTCTCCACGGCACAATGAAGGCTTTG AAGGAGTTGAAGGAGGGCAAGCGTGAGACCGCataa